From the Solea senegalensis isolate Sse05_10M linkage group LG16, IFAPA_SoseM_1, whole genome shotgun sequence genome, one window contains:
- the bend3 gene encoding BEN domain-containing protein 3 isoform X2 translates to MGKFQMKQCLRKNTSMSGTLRRRQRTVLFANSLKDLEQDLMRPQRLVNGHQQRWTLTQSSPTAAREPESLMRRHLIDVSSRHEPLCLTTTGENDCIQETTRVSYRKPLFSISHRISEKRNTPGLEQQASHGAGNQLNFSSILSTKLQSPEENGQVESPLPSTDSSGQASTTTNSSLYPLIEKMFFILNTLNSSMTQLHSKVDLLTLEVMRIKKQVKPAEMSTEFAPPPEYLLTSDELNQLMEQTSCAGELGCRLLVHLFPELFKARECSHECMASKRTLESLHLQLIRNYVEVCYPSVKNNSIWEEECLLQINDFFNRFWTQRDVEGARLLRKQTVTGAGIKTEHPQTYHFINEQGQEEHFALDDQQGSLAVSDTSFKTQASEELDEFSSPEDLIVFLMHRLFPEVFEGGKMPEGCSSFSRVGQQILDSDKMDVIRKYMEANFPDVPEDSWLQVCIQLMEDALEGPHSNGNGSEPDNMNDEGYELTSLSEDVSNIKVPELADYERPSRKAKKSLLTPMDFDNLDIPLPDFTIPQEYLLSKEQLKKNYECSLSIGNFASRLLVLMFPELFTHENIRKQYNCSGSLGKKQLDPVRVNLIRHYVQVVYPQAKNDRVWMLEFVGKLDERCRRRDTEQRRSYLQQRKVYGPESEQDFLCQLNQLHPDIREDLDIPSLPPEKSSKDFCKIPLDELTVSKPDFPVPSLYLLSDIEVREIVQQSLSVGNFAARLLVRLFPELFTPENLRLQYNHSGACNKKQLDPVRLRLIRHYVEAVYPVDKMEEVWHYECVPSIDERCRRPNRKKCDILKKAKRSSTVS, encoded by the exons ATGGGGAAGTTTCAGATGAAGCAATGCTTGAGAAAG AACACAAGCATGTCCGGGACATtaaggaggagacagaggaccGTGCTATTTGCAAACAGCCTGAAGGACTTGGAGCAGGATCTCATGAGGCCTCAGAGGCTGGTAAACGGACATCAGCAGAGATGGACCCTGACACAATCCAGTCCAACAGCGGCAAGAGAGCCAGAGTCTCTG ATGAGGAGGCACTTGATTGATGTGAGCAGCAGACATGAGCCTCTGTGCCTCACCACAACTGGAGAGAATGACTGCATTCAGGAGACAACCAGAGTTTCCTACAGAAAGCCTCTCTTCAGCATCTCCCACAGGATCTCAGAGAAGAGGAACACTCCGGGTCTGGAGCAGCAGGCCAGTCATGGCGCCGGAAATCAGCTCAACTTCAGCAGCATCCTCTCAACCAAGCTCCAAAGTCCAGAGGAAAACGGCCAAGTGGAGAGCCCCCTCCCCAGCACAGACAGTTCAGGCCAagcttcaacaacaacaaactctagCCTTTATCCTCTgattgagaaaatgtttttcattctcAACACCCTTAATTCAAGCATGACACAGCTTCACAGCAAAGTTGACTTGTTGACCCTGGAAGTCATGCGGATCAAAAAGCAGGTCAAACCAGCTGAGATGTCGACAGAGTTCGCGCCTCCGCCTGAATATCTACTAACAAGTGATGAATTGAACCAGCTGATGGAGCAGACGTCCTGTGCTGGGGAGCTTGGCTGTCGGCTGCTGGTGCATCTCTTCCCGGAGCTGTTCAAAGCCAGAGAGTGCTCTCATGAGTGCATGGCGAGCAAGAGAACACTTGAGTCTTTACATCTGCAGCTGATTCGTAACTACGTCGAGGTTTGTTACCCTTCAGTTAAGAACAACAGTATCTGGGAGGAAGAGTGTCTCCTCCAGATCAATGATTTCTTTAACCGTTTCTGGACGCAGAGGGACGTTGAGGGCGCTCGGCTGCTCAGGAAGCAGACCGTCACTGGTGCTGGGATAAAAACTGAGCATCCTCAAACATATCATTTCATTAACGAGCAGGGTCAGGAAGAGCATTTTGCTCTGGACGATCAGCAAGGCAGCCTGGCTGTCTCAGACACCTCCTTCAAAACGCAAGCCTCAGAGGAGCTGGACGAGTTCTCTTCCCCCGAGGACTTAATTGTTTTTCTAATGCACCGTCTTTTCCCTGAGGTGTTTGAAGGGGGGAAGATGCCTGAAGGCTGTAGCAGTTTCAGTAGAGTGGGGCAGCAAATTCTGGACTCTGACAAGATGGACGTAATCCGAAAGTATATGGAGGCAAATTTCCCTGATGTGCCAGAGGACAGCTGGCTCCAGGTCTGCATTCAGCTTATGGAGGATGCACTTGAGGGTCCGCACAGTAATGGCAATGGGAGTGAACCTGATAATATGAACGATGAGGGCTATGAACTGACCAGCCTTTCAGAAGACGTTTCTAATATTAAAGTACCAGAATTGGCAGATTATGAAAGACCCAGTCGCAAAGCCAAAAAGTCACTGCTCACACCCATGGATTTTGACAATTTGGATATTCCTCTACCAGACTTTACCATCCCCCAAGAGTACCTCTTGTCCAAGGAGCAGCTGAAGAAAAATTATGAATGTTCACTGTCCATTGGAAACTTTGCCTCCCGGCTGCTGGTGCTCATGTTTCCTGAGCTGTTTACCCATGAGAACATAAGAAAGCAGTACAACTGTAGTGGTTCACttggaaaaaagcagcttgaTCCTGTTCGCGTGAACCTGATCCGTCATTATGTGCAGGTAGTTTACCCGCAGGCCAAGAATGACAGAGTGTGGATGTTAGAATTTGTGGGAAAACTTGATGAGAGGTGTAGGAGAcgtgacacagagcagaggagatcCTACCTGCAGCAACGCAAAGTGTATGGTCCAGAGTCAGAGCAGGACTTTCTTTGCCAGCTCAACCAGCTCCATCCAGATATCAGAGAGGATCTCGATATCCCTTCTTTACCTCctgagaaaagcagcaaagactTCTGCAAAATCCCCCTCGATGAACTGACTGTATCTAAACCTGACTTCCCTGTACCTTCTCTCTACCTGCTCTCAGACATTGAGGTACGGGAAATCGTACAGCAGAGTCTCTCTGTCGGGAACTTTGCTGCTCGCCTTCTCGTGCGCCTCTTCCCTGAACTCTTCACTCCGGAGAACCTGAGGCTGCAATACAATCATTCCGGGGCCTGCAACAAGAAGCAGCTTGACCCTGTGCGCCTCAGATTGATCCGTCACTATGTGGAAGCGGTGTATCCTGTGGATAAGATGGAGGAGGTGTGGCACTATGAATGTGTGCCAAGCATTGACGAGCGCTGCCGGCGTCCCAATCGCAAGAAGTGTGACATTCTTAAGAAGGCCAAGAGGTCAAGCACTGTGTCCTAG
- the bend3 gene encoding BEN domain-containing protein 3 isoform X1 — translation MNFSEHGEVSDEAMLEKEHKHVRDIKEETEDRAICKQPEGLGAGSHEASEAGKRTSAEMDPDTIQSNSGKRARVSGEMRRHLIDVSSRHEPLCLTTTGENDCIQETTRVSYRKPLFSISHRISEKRNTPGLEQQASHGAGNQLNFSSILSTKLQSPEENGQVESPLPSTDSSGQASTTTNSSLYPLIEKMFFILNTLNSSMTQLHSKVDLLTLEVMRIKKQVKPAEMSTEFAPPPEYLLTSDELNQLMEQTSCAGELGCRLLVHLFPELFKARECSHECMASKRTLESLHLQLIRNYVEVCYPSVKNNSIWEEECLLQINDFFNRFWTQRDVEGARLLRKQTVTGAGIKTEHPQTYHFINEQGQEEHFALDDQQGSLAVSDTSFKTQASEELDEFSSPEDLIVFLMHRLFPEVFEGGKMPEGCSSFSRVGQQILDSDKMDVIRKYMEANFPDVPEDSWLQVCIQLMEDALEGPHSNGNGSEPDNMNDEGYELTSLSEDVSNIKVPELADYERPSRKAKKSLLTPMDFDNLDIPLPDFTIPQEYLLSKEQLKKNYECSLSIGNFASRLLVLMFPELFTHENIRKQYNCSGSLGKKQLDPVRVNLIRHYVQVVYPQAKNDRVWMLEFVGKLDERCRRRDTEQRRSYLQQRKVYGPESEQDFLCQLNQLHPDIREDLDIPSLPPEKSSKDFCKIPLDELTVSKPDFPVPSLYLLSDIEVREIVQQSLSVGNFAARLLVRLFPELFTPENLRLQYNHSGACNKKQLDPVRLRLIRHYVEAVYPVDKMEEVWHYECVPSIDERCRRPNRKKCDILKKAKRSSTVS, via the exons ATGAATTTCTCTGAGCATGGGGAAGTTTCAGATGAAGCAATGCTTGAGAAAG AACACAAGCATGTCCGGGACATtaaggaggagacagaggaccGTGCTATTTGCAAACAGCCTGAAGGACTTGGAGCAGGATCTCATGAGGCCTCAGAGGCTGGTAAACGGACATCAGCAGAGATGGACCCTGACACAATCCAGTCCAACAGCGGCAAGAGAGCCAGAGTCTCTGGTGAG ATGAGGAGGCACTTGATTGATGTGAGCAGCAGACATGAGCCTCTGTGCCTCACCACAACTGGAGAGAATGACTGCATTCAGGAGACAACCAGAGTTTCCTACAGAAAGCCTCTCTTCAGCATCTCCCACAGGATCTCAGAGAAGAGGAACACTCCGGGTCTGGAGCAGCAGGCCAGTCATGGCGCCGGAAATCAGCTCAACTTCAGCAGCATCCTCTCAACCAAGCTCCAAAGTCCAGAGGAAAACGGCCAAGTGGAGAGCCCCCTCCCCAGCACAGACAGTTCAGGCCAagcttcaacaacaacaaactctagCCTTTATCCTCTgattgagaaaatgtttttcattctcAACACCCTTAATTCAAGCATGACACAGCTTCACAGCAAAGTTGACTTGTTGACCCTGGAAGTCATGCGGATCAAAAAGCAGGTCAAACCAGCTGAGATGTCGACAGAGTTCGCGCCTCCGCCTGAATATCTACTAACAAGTGATGAATTGAACCAGCTGATGGAGCAGACGTCCTGTGCTGGGGAGCTTGGCTGTCGGCTGCTGGTGCATCTCTTCCCGGAGCTGTTCAAAGCCAGAGAGTGCTCTCATGAGTGCATGGCGAGCAAGAGAACACTTGAGTCTTTACATCTGCAGCTGATTCGTAACTACGTCGAGGTTTGTTACCCTTCAGTTAAGAACAACAGTATCTGGGAGGAAGAGTGTCTCCTCCAGATCAATGATTTCTTTAACCGTTTCTGGACGCAGAGGGACGTTGAGGGCGCTCGGCTGCTCAGGAAGCAGACCGTCACTGGTGCTGGGATAAAAACTGAGCATCCTCAAACATATCATTTCATTAACGAGCAGGGTCAGGAAGAGCATTTTGCTCTGGACGATCAGCAAGGCAGCCTGGCTGTCTCAGACACCTCCTTCAAAACGCAAGCCTCAGAGGAGCTGGACGAGTTCTCTTCCCCCGAGGACTTAATTGTTTTTCTAATGCACCGTCTTTTCCCTGAGGTGTTTGAAGGGGGGAAGATGCCTGAAGGCTGTAGCAGTTTCAGTAGAGTGGGGCAGCAAATTCTGGACTCTGACAAGATGGACGTAATCCGAAAGTATATGGAGGCAAATTTCCCTGATGTGCCAGAGGACAGCTGGCTCCAGGTCTGCATTCAGCTTATGGAGGATGCACTTGAGGGTCCGCACAGTAATGGCAATGGGAGTGAACCTGATAATATGAACGATGAGGGCTATGAACTGACCAGCCTTTCAGAAGACGTTTCTAATATTAAAGTACCAGAATTGGCAGATTATGAAAGACCCAGTCGCAAAGCCAAAAAGTCACTGCTCACACCCATGGATTTTGACAATTTGGATATTCCTCTACCAGACTTTACCATCCCCCAAGAGTACCTCTTGTCCAAGGAGCAGCTGAAGAAAAATTATGAATGTTCACTGTCCATTGGAAACTTTGCCTCCCGGCTGCTGGTGCTCATGTTTCCTGAGCTGTTTACCCATGAGAACATAAGAAAGCAGTACAACTGTAGTGGTTCACttggaaaaaagcagcttgaTCCTGTTCGCGTGAACCTGATCCGTCATTATGTGCAGGTAGTTTACCCGCAGGCCAAGAATGACAGAGTGTGGATGTTAGAATTTGTGGGAAAACTTGATGAGAGGTGTAGGAGAcgtgacacagagcagaggagatcCTACCTGCAGCAACGCAAAGTGTATGGTCCAGAGTCAGAGCAGGACTTTCTTTGCCAGCTCAACCAGCTCCATCCAGATATCAGAGAGGATCTCGATATCCCTTCTTTACCTCctgagaaaagcagcaaagactTCTGCAAAATCCCCCTCGATGAACTGACTGTATCTAAACCTGACTTCCCTGTACCTTCTCTCTACCTGCTCTCAGACATTGAGGTACGGGAAATCGTACAGCAGAGTCTCTCTGTCGGGAACTTTGCTGCTCGCCTTCTCGTGCGCCTCTTCCCTGAACTCTTCACTCCGGAGAACCTGAGGCTGCAATACAATCATTCCGGGGCCTGCAACAAGAAGCAGCTTGACCCTGTGCGCCTCAGATTGATCCGTCACTATGTGGAAGCGGTGTATCCTGTGGATAAGATGGAGGAGGTGTGGCACTATGAATGTGTGCCAAGCATTGACGAGCGCTGCCGGCGTCCCAATCGCAAGAAGTGTGACATTCTTAAGAAGGCCAAGAGGTCAAGCACTGTGTCCTAG